agacatagaagacaaagtggtgcagcagcaataaataagtcacagaaggctaaagtgaataaagtgaatgtgcatgatttaaagtgacagtgcatAATGTTAAGAGCCAGTTACTGTGTGTTGAACAGCCTGATGGctactggggtagaaactgttcctgaatcgtgtttacatttatagtatttatcagacgcccttatccagagcgacttacagtcagtagttacagggacagtcccccctggagacactcagggttaagtgtcctgctcagggacacaatggtagtaagtgggatttgaacctgggtcttctggttcataagcgagtgtgtcaccactagtctactaccacccattgtgcgtgtgtgaattaatggcaggaaagtaaaaagtgacagtgcaggatggctagggtccttcaggatgctcttcaTTTTCCTGAGACAGTGTGTGGTGTAAACGTCCATTATTGCTGGGAGTGGTGTGATCCTCTcagctgttttcaccaccctctgcagagctttcttgtcctgagcagcgcacctgtagaagctggtaaggacagaggtggataccccagccttctttaggcgtctgaggaagtgggcttttttggtgaccgctgctgtgtgttctgaggacttgaggttggcactgagggtgaccccaaggagcctgaagctgctgaccctctccacagcacctcctccaATGTAGATAGGGAGATGAGCTGTATTCTACCTCCTAAAGTCCAAAACCATttccttggttttgctgacgttgagagagaggttgttctcctgacaccactctgtagtcacaaagaaagaaaaacacaccgCGAAGGACTAAAATCCTGCAGCCCGCAAGGTAACCCTGCTCAAGAGAGCACATGTACAGGTTTAccactgaacatctaaatgattcagaggAGAACTCAGAGGAGAACTGGGTGAAggtgttgtggtcagatgagaccaaaattgagctctttggcatcaactGAACTCGCAGTTCAGTTGCAGGAAGAGGGATGCCCTCTATGACTCCAAGAACACTGTCCGCACCGTCAAACATTTAGGTGGAAACATTGTTCTTTTGGGGGTGTTGTTCTGCTAAGGGGACAGGACAGCTGCACTGCAACAAAGAgaggatgaatggggccatgtaccGTCAAATCTTGGGTGAGAACCTCCTGCCCTCAGCCTGGGCATTGAAAATAGGTGGTGAGTAGATGTGAAGAGGAGTGGGACAAAATCCCACCTGAGATATGTACGAACCTTGTGGCCAAATACAAGACATTTTCACAAAagattatttaattaaagtcaATTTCAGTACTAAATGTTACttcatttatgaaaatgcaaataattttttctctactgtgaaatgcattttctggattttttgtTACTGTTGGTCTCTCAATGCTCAAATAAACCAACCACTGAAATGATAGACTCTGTCACGTGAGTCCATCCACGTgacaacacggagatgaggtaacgtgactcccataaattgacAAGAtggccagctgctcagtcattgattggaaTTTGTCAACTCAACTTGACTCTTTGTCCACCTCAACCAAGTAAGAATCATCCTGTTTgtctcctcacctctcaactcttcccCAATTCAACACGACAGTCAACATTCGTGGGGTTTCGCGGCTCACGTTCACATATTAACCTACCTGACTGATCATTTCAAAAAGTTGAAATATTTTCCCTGACTGTGAATACctctgtttttggccattgttcctattttgtgtatgtttttcaGTAATGCATTTACTAagttgtgcatgtgtgccttGAGCCAACCCTCATGCCGTTTTAGCATCTTACACCTGCGCTGCAGACGGAAAGTGGAGGGACATCCAGAATATTGGCGTTCCTCCCTCATGTTCcccaggtacatttacatttacatttacatttatggcatttatcagacacccttatccagagcgacttacaatcagtagttacagggacagtccccctggagcaacttagggttaagtgtcttgctcagggacacaatggtagtaagcaggatttgaacctgtgactttttggttcataggtgagtctgttacccactaggctactaccacattgtaatagtaaatgcattttttaattgttgatTTCTTTGTTCATTAATATCAAGCACCATTCTTAGACATATTTCACAGTGAAATGAAGACGTTGAGTTATTCATCACACGGCAGAGCTTACTGtgggattctgtgtttgtttgtgagtACAGTATGTGGACGTCCCACAGTGACAACTAGTGTTCACCAGAGGATTATTGGAGGTCAGTGGGCTACTCCTGGTTCCATACCATGGCAGGTTTTCCTGACTGTCCCATATGGTCGTGGGGGAGCAGCAGTGATTGGGAGCAGATGGATCCTCAGTGCAGCTCATAACTTGAATGATGTATTGCCGGAACATGTCAGGGTGGGTAGTGAATTTTCCATTATTGTTTCAGTTGAATGTGaaaaaattgaagtgattgtcaaacacagcacagcacacagagacacaacgaaatgtgtcctttattttaacccatcactgttagtgagcagtgggcagccatgacaggcgcccggggagcagtgtgtggggacggtactttgctcggtggaACCTCGGTGGAATATGCACCTTTGCGGTTCAagactcaaaccggcaaccttctgattacgggtccatttccttacctgctaggccaccactggccagtaGTTATAATTGTCAGGCTGTTTTAACTGGTAATGCTCATGAAGAGATGAACCTGTCGTTTCAGATTTACGTTGGGGACAACGACATTCTAAAAATGTTGGAGTCACCTCCTTTCCAAGTGGAGTCTCTTCATGTCCATCCTTTGTACAACAATCCTAAAGAAAGAAACTACAACCATGACATTGCCTTAATTAAACTCAAACAGCACATCACGTTCAACACTAACATAATGCCACTTTGTCTACCATCACGTGATCATCAGTACATCCCAGATACGTATGGGTGAGAACGGACTtgctgcattacatttacatttacagtatttaccttatccagagcgacttacaatcagtatatacagtacaatcATTATATATCTTTAAAATTCTGTAGaatcatttaataaaattagtgttttagtttttattattattttttgctaaGAATAAAAGTTTTCGTTGCCTTTCTCTTAGGTTGGTATCTGGATTTGGAACGacagaggacaaaaaaataCCCACGAAGCTCAGATTTGTTCGAGTGCCTCTAGTAAAGGATGACGTATGCAGGAAGTCtattgaaaaaataacaaatgagaCATCTGAGGATTATAAATTTACTGAGAATATGTTCTGTGCTGGATTTCCTGAAGGAGGCAGAGACTCCTGTAGTGGAGACAGTGGAGGTGCATTTGCTCTAGAAAATAACAACCAGTTTTGGGCAGCAGGGATTGTTAGTTGGGGCATTAATTGTGGTGAAGCTGGAAAGTATGGAGTCTACACCCGTGTCGCTCAGTATTCAGGATGGATAAATGACATAATGGAGGgaaaatgtaagtatttacaaATTGGACTATTACATACACCAACTTTTACTATAATCCCCTAGTTTATGTAGATCTCAGACTTTGTGGCCAACAAAACCATCATTAATATGGagaaatttcattaaaaacagtaaaaagtaGAAGAAATCCGCAAGTAAACTGCTTTTCTGTAGAAAAATAAGATATTATAATGTCCCTGCTCTGTTTTATTCTGCTCCCTGTTATAGATGTTGACTGTGGAGAGCCTGGAGTTATACTGAATGGGAATGTGacgtttctctctttttctaaaAAACAGTATCTATCGGTCATTGAGTATCACTGTAATGAGCCGTATTACACTTTTCCAGGTCAAAAAAAGGGTAAGAGATGATGGAACATTAATGAAGTGccatatgtgtttttttccagcTGAATATAGAATTAATAATTTTGAGTTGCAGTGACATTTACCTGCGCATCAGATGGGAAGTGGAAAGACAGTAACAACAATGACATCCTTCCCTTGTGTGTGCCTGGTAAGTATAgagtgtgaaataaataatattgttgCTAAACACAAGaatattcacaaaaatatataagtctgtgtgtgcgtgtgtgtgtcagtatgtaGCAGTCATGAACCAAAGTCAAATGGGACATTTCCTTGGCAAATATCACTGCATATTCAGGGAACATGGAAAAAAGGATTTATAATTGCAGACAGATGGGTTCTAACTGCAGCCAGCAACTTGGGTCTTGAACATTCACCCATAAGCCCTGAACAAGTAAAGGTAAGTCCTCATTAAGTATTGGTTTGTGTGAATTGTGTGTAATGATAATGTTAATATAATAATGAGAGGTGAATAAGTAATCTTTAAATGCGAAGGACCTTTTGTGCGAACTAAAGTATCAAATGAGAGTTTGTGATGTTCTTATTTTCACCCAACACAGATatactttttaattaaattagaaTTATTTAGAAATTGAAGACAGTGTTCtaatttctgtttgtttttagctGTATGTCACAGATTATGCGTTTGAGGTAGTATCTGTACATGCTCATCGTCTGTATGGAACCAATTCAGACCACCAGCATTTGAATAATAGCATTGCATTGATTAAAGTCAAGAAACCCTTCATATTTACTGCCACAACTATACCACTGTGTCTGCCACGGGAAGCAGCTAATAATGATCATGGGGGGTAAGTTTTCTTTCATATTAATAGATTAATATGAAGAGTGGTTCTCAAGTTAAAGTGTTTGATCTCTGGTGTAGAGCAGCATTTCTCAAGCTTATTTGTCCAGGGGACCAGTCATGTCAAgcttttttttcaacattctCTCTGTGACTGAGAAAAAGCGGTCCGAATTTAATGTATAAAAAGTTCCGAGTTTTAACTTTCTTagatacactgtaaaaagctcCTTGGACCACTTTGGTTAAATCTTGACCACCAAATACCAAGAATATCCAGCAAAAGCTGCAGGTTTGGAGATGCTATGCCATCCAACCATCACAATTTGaaccatttcctttttttctgcaccaaCCTTCAGCGCCCATCATGCAATTTACTCACTTTTCATGACACTTTACAGTTGTTGTTCGTTTTCTTCTTgcagcatattaaaaaaaacattttctatcTGATAAAACCCACCAACTACTAGGTGATAATCAGTGTTATtatagatatacagtacaggccaaaattgtggacgtgttttctttatcttcatgaccatttacgttggtagattctcactgaaggcatcaaaactatgaatgaacacatgtggagttctggccTGTACTATACAGTACCATGTAATGGAGAACTGTTTAACATCTTCCCCTCAGCCAAAAATCAGATGAGAGACACAGAATCCCTCTACTGGATCAAGAGAAGTGCAGTTCACTTCTCGGTGGTTTGAACACATTTGGTGATGGAGCATTTTGCTCTGAGCTTCATGAACAGGGAGGAAACATCAGCAGCGGTGCACCTCTTGTGCTAAAGGACGATGGGAGATTTTTCGCAACTGGGGTCCTCATCTCAGTTGTCAGTAGCAACGATGGGAAAAAGTATGGAGTTTACACCCGTGTGTCTCAGCACTTGCACTGGATCAACAAGACAATGGTGGAAAACTGTAAGCATTCACTGGAGTCTGATCCCAATTATTCCAATAATTTCTTACTGGGTAGCGAGTACAGTTTTCCAATCAGAAACTGTAATATTAATCTAAAAATGATTAACATGAGCTAATAACTACACACATGATAATAGTGTGATGTCATATGCTCCCTCATTATTGTATATAACAGACTGTGAAGCTCCACATCTTCCAGACCAGGTGCTTCAGCTTGAGCTCACGGATCCTTCAGTAAAATATGCTTTCAAGAGTGAAATCCAGCTGAAGTGCGAATCTGAATACTACCGTTTGGAAGGAGAGGGTATGAGTATTCATCCTGAGACATGCTTCATTTGGATGAtctttttaaagcatttctGCACTACTTGTAATGTCCCTTGTATTTCAGAGAGGTACATCTGCAATCTCAATGGCAGATGGCAGTCTGTGAATGGACAGTCTGACTGGCCCATGTGTGTTCCAGGTGCTTCTGTCTTTTTATCCTTTCTTTTTCCATGCAATTGTCAGCACTGTCAGCTCATGCTTCCTCTGTCTGTTCTTAGTTTGTGGGTTGGCAGAATCCTTTATCTTCAGCCACGGGAGGATCCTTGGTGGGAGAGAAGCACGTCTTGGAGAAGTTCCCTGGTATCTCCTTTCGAAGGAACCAGTAAGGGCAGGAGCATCACTGATTAGTGATCGCTGGGCCATCACTGCCGCTTCAGCAGTAGATGGTCATGAGGACAGAGACCTCATCTTATATGGGGGTATAGTCGATGGTAGCACAGCTGGGTTAAGAATGTTAAGAAGTGAAAAGATCGTTATGCATCCGAATTATGAGAATCACCAAAATGGCCATGAACGTACAAACTACGACAATGACATTGCGCTAATCAAACTGTCAACCAGGGTGAAACTTGGTCCCAATATCGTCCCTGTGTGTCTCCCAGAGAAGACCGAAGAGCCAGTGATGCAGGGCATGATGGGCACAATCGCAGGGTTTGGAGCGTGGGAGAGGTCACGTAGAAGTAGGAAGTTGCGCCATGCAGCCGTGCAGGAGTACAGTCGGCAAAAGTGCGAGGACACACCGTATAATCAAGAGGCCAACAAACCCATGAATTTCACACAAAACATGTTCTGTGCTGGTCTAGAAGGAGTCGATAGTTGCCAGGGGGACAGCGGAGGTCCGCTGGTCCAGCCAATGGTCAGTGCGCGGAAGACAGGACGTCCTTATCGGCTAAAGGGCATCATCTCCTGGGGCCCTGTATGTGGAAGAAAAACCTACTACACCAAAGTGCAGAACTACTTAAACTGGATAAAGGAGACCATAGACAGCGATGACAAAGTGGGACGTTTGTAGAGTTTTCATTGCTTTAGCAGTTTAATAAAtactaaatgaataaaatctaGACTTTAAAATGCTTCTAGAGCACATGCTGGATTAATCATGTGGTTATTGGACATGACATTAACCTCTTTATATTATAATCCACCTGAGCACCAGTATTGTTCAGAACGTTGCACTGCCATGTCGGGATTGTTTGAGTCTTTGCTTTTACCATTTTCCTTTTgacaagaaagagaagaaaatatTTGCAGTTGTGGACTTTAACGGTTGCTTCTGTCTTGACACCAAGGACGGGGGGACGCAGGCGAGGGGCTTAAACAAGGAACGGGGAAACAGGGAACGCTCACATAGGGGGACACACTCACTCGCCATCTCAAACCGGACACCAGAGTCACACCAACTCCAACGAGACATGCGGGCGCGGCCTGCTCTGGGTCTGCCCTGCCACCACACAcgtcactctcacactcactctcatacCACCCGCAGTGGCGGATATGACCGGACCGGAAGGCCGGTGCAGGTACTCCTTTAGAGGAGGGAATGCGGGTATtcgggaaggggcggggcctgcacgcAGTGATCATGCTGGATGCCGGGGATGATAATTCTGGTTAGACCTGGACagttttttcaactttttacaACCAAGTAATGTGCTATTGTCAATCTGATGTTAATTAAATGACAAAAGTACAATTATTGAAGGCTGTTGGCGTTACTTTTACCttgattataaaatatattgccAGGGCATAAAGTAAAGTGGTTAACAGTTAAAAACAATAATGGCTGAATGAAAAGAAGCCATTCATTTTTTATCTGACTCACTGGCAAATTGTTCAAATaagatatttaatttaaatacttGTCTgaccaatattttatttttctgtttgcaATTGCAAATTCTGGGAGTGCATTTTGTATGTTATTTTTTAACCACCATCAAACCAATAAAAAGAAGGTGCCAAAGCAACAGAGATATATTGCCTTGCAtctttatactctgtattcgttactgttactgtttttgtatttaatgttattcttatgggtcagagagtaacgtaatttcaattctctgcatgtcctgtacatgtggcagaattgacaataaagttgacttgacttgacttgacttgatctTCACTGGCCAGCTGACATaaattctcacacactcacctgctGGAGctcaccacccccacacacacgctcacacgcacacacacacacacacacacaaacactacacacacacactacacacacaaacactacacacgcacgtacacgctcatacacacaaacactgcacacacacactacacgcaCAAACATACGCAcgtacacgctcacacacacaaacactacacacgcacgtacacgctcacacacacaaacactgcacacacacactacacacgcacgtacacacaaacactacacacTACGCACGCACGTacacaaaaactacacacacacacactacacacgcaCGGACGCAcgtacacgctcacacacataaacactacacacacactacacgcacagacacacgcacgtacacgctcacacacataaacactacacacacactacacgctcacacacccacacacacacacacacggcgaccatctgcgcatgcgcagccTCCCAAACCGAAAGCGGCGCGGCGCGTCTGGCTGTCCGGCGGCGCGCAGCCTGAATTCGGACGAACGGACAAGCAGGAAAATATCATCAAGCGCAAATATCACCATCTGGCAGCGCGTCTCCTCCTGACCACGTTTTACTCACGTTTTATTCCCCTCGTAAGTTGTGAAATGTGAACGCTGGTCGTAGAAGATACGAAATTCAAATCAAAAGCGAAAGTAGGTGGAGAAATATTCTGAAAACATCGTTGATAGAATTTATGCGTTTATGAGAGCCACTCAATGGGAATAAAACTCTGTATATGAAATATCGTTCGTTTGaacatgattggactcctcatCTTGGGCTATTTATTCCCATCAGCATACGGTAAGTATGTCTCACGTCCTGTCCCACGGTCCTGTCCCATCTTGTTGTAGATTCATTGCATTaatttgactttgtggttttgtgaCAGCGCTTGACGGTGCAGATGTAGTGCTGTCCTGCTCCTACATAGAAGAGGGTGGAGGGATGGGAGGAATGGGTGGAGGGAGTCTCTTCACTCGCACCCCTGCCACGCTGGTTATCAGGGACATAGAAGTCAGTTCCGACCCCTCCCTGGAAGCGGTGACCCCATTTAACCCCCCCAAAACCCCTAATCCTGAAGACATCATCTTTGAAGTTAAAGGTCAGTGCATACATATAATATctggtcatttattttaatacaaagaCTTCATCTCATTCATTAAGACCACTTTCCAGCAAAGTATGTTGTTTGGGGGCTTCCCAGGGTCATCTGTGGAGATCCCAGACGCGGAATCTCTCCTCCATGCCGACTGTAATGAGCAGGAGGTGATGTGTGAGATAAGCCACTATGTCCCACGTGGCTCCGACCCACAAGAAGAACCGGTTTATTTCATCGGATCTGTGCAGATGGAAGGAAGTGGCATCAGCTTAACTGTGGTTCTGCGGAGGCTTCCTGTGGAAGAGGCCGGGTCCGACACCCCAACTCTGACACAGAGCAAGTTAAAGGTCCCACTCAGCCCGACAGGAACGCTGCTCACGGAGGGTACGGCCTGCAGATTTGTTGTCATCGGATTCGGTTTCATCTTATTCCAAAAGAGTTCGTTCGTCCGTTGGTGGTAGCAGAAGACCAAGGGCGTGCCAACGCTTTCTCTTTCTGATCTTCCCAGTGGCGTTCGTGGTGTTCTCCCGAACGCAGTCCGTCACGTGTCCACTGGGGGGCGCTGCGCGGCTGGACTGCGGCTTCAGGCAGCAGGACACGCCCCCAGAACAAGAAGTGGGCCTTGAGTGGCGGCTGCAGCACAGGGGTCATGGGCGCAAAGTGCTGGAGATGAAGGCCGTGAGGGCGGAGACAGAGGAGGGACCTTACGGTGTGTGCTACACGAATCCGGTTTTTAAAATTTGGTTTCTAATTCAGCGTTTTTTCCTCGTTTTATAATTGGCTGTGTCGTGGCCAGTCTCGGCAGAGCGAGGCGGCTCGAGTGCGGATCCTGCTGTGCTGGTCGAGGAGGGGAACGCATCTCTGACACTGACGAAGCTGGAAGTCTCGGACGAGGGGACGTACATCTGCACCGTCAGCTCCGGGGTGTTCCAGACGCAGCAGGTTGTGCAGTTGCACATCACCAGTGAGTCTGCGGCGCTGCATGTGTGAATGCTGCATGTGGATGCTGCGCTGGGTGGCTCGATGCTATGCTGTGTTCACTCGTAGGACCTCCTGAAGTGTCCCTCTCAGAGGAACGGGTGGTGTTCCAGGATGACGCGCCACAGAAGCTGAGCTGTCACTGTAAACGCTACTATCCTCTGGACGTacaggtttgtgttttttggacGTCCACCATTACAGCTCTCAGTTCTCTGAACAACAAGGTCAACCTGTCATCAGTTTTAACTCTGACTGTATTTCCCATTAATGAATATATCAGACCATATCATACTTATTCATAAAGCACATAAAGGAACTGACCAAAGTTCtgtagattaaaataaaaataagttgttaaattaccaggaacaggacagacgtggacaaaaagttcataaaaaataaagaataaaaagaaaacagaatcaAATAAGAGAAACaggcagcaatttgaattaaggaaggggttgaataaaagagaaaatatttaatacaacatattaaaaagaaCTGTGTCACACTGgtttaaaagccagggtgtgaAAGTGAGTTTTTTGATTGACggcgcctgtctgacactgagTGGCAGGTCATTCCGTAGGAAGGCCCTGTCACCTCTGTGCTTGTAGTGTGACCGAGGGACAGAcgatagtctctggtctgaagacctgagggAAGGGGCTGGAGTGTAAGGACGGAGAAGGTTTATAGGCCTGTGACCTGTAACGTATTTGTTCAGG
This genomic stretch from Denticeps clupeoides chromosome 5, fDenClu1.1, whole genome shotgun sequence harbors:
- the LOC114790712 gene encoding calcium-dependent serine proteinase-like, with translation MADGICGLAESFIFSHGRILGGREARLGEVPWYLLSKEPVRAGASLISDRWAITAASAVDGHEDRDLILYGGIVDGSTAGLRMLRSEKIVMHPNYENHQNGHERTNYDNDIALIKLSTRVKLGPNIVPVCLPEKTEEPVMQGMMGTIAGFGAWERSRRSRKLRHAAVQEYSRQKCEDTPYNQEANKPMNFTQNMFCAGLEGVDSCQGDSGGPLVQPMVSARKTGRPYRLKGIISWGPVCGRKTYYTKVQNYLNWIKETIDSDDKVGRL
- the tapbpl gene encoding tapasin-related protein, translating into MIGLLILGYLFPSAYALDGADVVLSCSYIEEGGGMGGMGGGSLFTRTPATLVIRDIEVSSDPSLEAVTPFNPPKTPNPEDIIFEVKGSSVEIPDAESLLHADCNEQEVMCEISHYVPRGSDPQEEPVYFIGSVQMEGSGISLTVVLRRLPVEEAGSDTPTLTQSKLKVPLSPTGTLLTEVAFVVFSRTQSVTCPLGGAARLDCGFRQQDTPPEQEVGLEWRLQHRGHGRKVLEMKAVRAETEEGPYVSAERGGSSADPAVLVEEGNASLTLTKLEVSDEGTYICTVSSGVFQTQQVVQLHITRPPEVSLSEERVVFQDDAPQKLSCHCKRYYPLDVQVEWLSQGPSEAEPTSLSEDMSLSSHRQHSDGTYSVTSHLTLRSPRHPPGSTITCRVSHQALDTPVHLTVTVHDPEKHELYGIIVSVLVVTVGTAVFYQVMR